In Gammaproteobacteria bacterium, the genomic window GAGCAACACCGTATCCCTTGCGCTGTGAGGGAATGCGGTAGCATTCCCGAGGAAGTACTCTTGGGGTGCGCCCTGCAAGAGACACCCTTGGAGCATGAAGATGCACCTGCCAATGAACTGGATGAAAGTCTGCATTAATCGTTTGACTCTCCCCAAAACATCGAAATACCTGCAATACCCTGACACCCCAGCTGCTGCGTCTGATCAAGATGCGCCT contains:
- the yacG gene encoding DNA gyrase inhibitor YacG; this encodes MEVKCPTCEKMVTWSEQSQYKPFCSERCRLIDLGQWASEQHRIPCAVRECGSIPEEVLLGCALQETPLEHEDAPANELDESLH